In Armatimonas rosea, the DNA window CCAGACCTTTGATGTGATCATCGAGATGCTCGCCAATGTCAACCTCGCACGCGACCTGGCCGCCCTCAACCGCTATGGTCGGGTGGTGGTGATCGGAAACCGGGGCACCATCGAGCTCAACCCGCGGGAGACCATGAGCCGGGACGCGGCCATTCTGGGCATGACCCTCTTCAATGTCCCCCCCGACGAGCTCCAGAGCATCCATGCCGCGCTCTACGCGGGGTTTGAAAACGGCACCCTGCGCCCCGTGGTGGGGCAGGAGTTCCCTCTGGCGGAGGCCGCTGCGGCACAACTCGCGGTCATGGCACCAGGAAAGCTCGGCAAGATCGTGCTCACTGTCGGCTAGTTAAACCGCGCTCGTAGGTCGAAGTTGAAGGTGCGGGCGCGGTAGGAGAAGTTCGGGGCGTCACGGTCGGTCATCTGGATAAAGCGCACGTCCACGGAGGCCGAGAGCAGGCTGCTGAGGCCCCACTCCGTTCCCAGACGAATCTCACTATTGCGGTAGTTGAGTGCGTTGTGTGCCCCCGAAAGTGTCCCGGTTCCCGCTCCCGTATCGCTTGTCGACGACTCGGGGCTGGTGGCATTGAGCAGACGCCACTCCATAAAGGGCAAGAACGGCGTCTCACGCGCGGGGCCTGCCGTTGCGCCTTTCTTGCGCTGGGAGAGAGTCACCGCATAGGTGCTGCGCAGCACCAGCGTGTCCGTGATTCCCTGCTGGCCGAGGCCGCTGAAGCCACTTCCCAGGCCCCCCGAGAGGCCGCCGCCCAGCCCCCCGCCGAGTCCTCCCCCGAGGCCACTGCCCGACGAATTACTAAAGACCGAGCCAAACCCCATGTGCGCTCCACTCACCGTGAAGTTCGCCCGCTTGAACGGTCCCAGGGTCGCTTGCAGGATGTAGTTGCTATTGTCCGAGTTCCCGGTGCTCCCGACATAGGTTGTTGCTTGCTGGCTCCACTGTCCCAGGAGCTTGACCTTAGGATTGAGGCTGTAGTCCATCGAGACATCGGTGGTCGAGCTCTCGGTGTTGTCGTAGCCAGGAATCAGCGAGAGCTGCTGGATATAGCCGGTCTCCATGCGGAAGCGCTGGTTGGGTGTGAAGGAGAGGCGGGCGTTGCGGGAGCGCGTGCGCTGGCCGGTCGAGGAGCCCCCTAGAGTGTTACCCGTGGTATCGAGGCCACTGCCCGTGTTGTAGAACCCCGTGAGGCTCTGGCCATTGGCGGTGTCGGTGAGGTCGATCTGGAGCTGTACCTTATCGACAATGGGGGAGTAGGTGGTCGAGAACGCCAGGTCCTTACCTTGAAATGTCCCCCCGCCCGAGTGGTTGGTAGTCACTCCGATGGTCGTGGAGTAGGTGAAGTTGGGGCTGGGGGCCATGTTGAAGCGCAGCTGGGCGTTCTCCGACGACGAGTTGGTCGTGGTCTGGGCCGTGGTACCGTCGCGGTAGCCCCCCAGCAAGCCCCCCGAGCTCCCCGAGGTTCCCGTTCCTACTGTCGAGGTGTAGCCGTAGGCGAAGATACTGCGCCCGTTCGAGCCGGTCTTGGAGAGAGTCGCCTCCAGGCTGCCCTTGGGAAGATCGTAGGTCGCCGCCAGGGTATCGCTCGCAAAAGTGGCTGTGTTGGTCCCGCTTCCTTGGGTCGTCCCCGCGTGGGCGAAGCGGACCTTAGGGAGCCTGCGCTTGCCGGTGGCGCTGGGTGACCATGTCGTGCCGATATTAAAGGTCTGGTTGCGAAACGAGGTCGGAGTCGTGGCGGTGGAGCTGCTGCTGGTTGCGGAGAGTGCCTGAGAGACAGTCGAGTCGTTGATGGCCAGGTCGTAGGCCCACTCCGGTGAGGGCGTGAAAGAAAAGGTCCCTCGAAGCCCCTTCTCGGAGCGCAGGAGCGCCGCCGCCGTGGACTCGATACTGGAGAAGCCCGGCTCGATATTGCGCAGGCTGAGTGTCCCGTTCCAGCGCGACGAGCCTTGGGGGAGGTCCTTATTGGGTTTTTCTCGCTCCCCAAAGAGCTCCTGCCGGTCCGCGCGTGGCTGGCGCGTGTCGGGAGTCCCAAAGGTCGCGTTCAGGATCAAGCCCGAGCCCGAGTTCTGCTTGGTGATTCCCTGGCTCTGGCCAAACTGAAGGTTGACCCTTGTTCCCGTGGCCGGGGTGAACTGGGTATCGAACCCAAGAACCTGCTTGTCGCCCGCCACCCCGGACTGGGGGACAGGCGTGTAGGTCACGGCCAGCGACGAGATCCCGAGCAGGGCGGTGTCGGCGGGCAGGGAGCGCCGGAGCTGGATGTAGTTGAGGTCCCGGTTGACGATGTAGTCGGCGTTGATTCCTTCGGTGAGCAGCCGCTCCTGGTAGCGTACCTGGACAGGTGTGTTGGCGGTGATGGGCGACGGAAGGGTGTAGCGCGAGGCGAGGTCGGCGGAGACGGGGAAGTACTGGGTCACGGGCCGGTTCGACGATCCGTTGCCGCCTGTGGTCTGCTTGAGGAGGGTCACTCCCATCCGGGCGTTCTTGGCATACTCCACCGGCATCTCGTAGCGCAGGCCCGTGAGCACGCCTGGCGCTGTGTTGAAGTTCTGCGCCTCGTAGGTGAACTCGACCGTGTCCTCGCGGTTGAGGATCTTGCTCTTCTTCATCCGCACCGTGCCCAAGACATAGTCCAGCTCGTAGTCTTCGTAGGAGACCAGGAGCTGCCCGTTGAGGTAGAGCTTCTCCGAGCCCGGGATGATCTGGCTGGCGTTCATGTAGTAGGGGCCGGTGGTGCCATTGCCCTGGAAACTCCCGCGGCGCGTCAGAGCGCGGGTGATCGACGCCACGGTCGAGAAGGTCCGCCCGCCTCCGAGCTGGCGGTCGTACTGCACCCCGACAAGCCGCCGCGAGAAGGTCACCAGCTCATTGCCCGAGAGGTTGCCATTGACATCGCCAAAGGCCGCCTTGGTGCGCTTGTCGGCGCTCTCGTACTCAAAGCCCAGGAGCTGCGCGAGGCTGGTCTGGGCCGCCACTCGGTTGTTGGTGAGGCTGGTGTTGACCCGGACGGCGTTGAACATGCTCCCCATCAGGGTCAGGTCGAGCTGCTGCTGAAACGGCCCCAGGGAGCTGGTGTTGAAGAACTGGTTGTTGTTCTGGAAGTTGAACCACTGCTTGGCGGCATCGCTGCCCGTTACGTTGTTGGAGCGCAGGGTGAGCACCCAGTTGCCGTACGCGTTGAGGTCTTTCCCCAGCGGGCCGATCAGGCGCTCGGGGAAGGTCTTGCCATCGCGTGGGCCGCCCCCCAGTCCGCCCCCGCCTGTCGAGTTGATCCGAAACTGGTCGCGGCGTTTTTTCTCCTCGGGCTTGCCTGCCTCTTGGGTGGTCGTGGCTCCCTCAACAAACTTGAGCTCGTTCTTGACCTCGGTCTCTTGCGCCCAGGCGGTCAGGGACGCGAGCGGCAAGGCTGCCGCCAGGAACCAGCGGATGTTATCTCTCTTCATAAAAACCACTCAGATGCCAGGGCTGCGGGGCGGTGTGCACGGAGGCGCTCGGTGCGGGCAAAGTCTTGGAGCTGGCACCGACGCTCGACACTGGTCTCACGAACTCGGCGGACGGTCTCCCGGAGCTGTTCGGGCGTGACGGTTGTCGCATCGAGGAGGGCATCGTCTTGGCCCGCCGCCCGCGCCAGTGCCACGACCTTGGGGTCGTAGGAGAGGGCCACAAACGGAGTTGCGCACCGGGCGGCAAAGATCAGCGCGTGGAGCCGCATCGCCACACAGAGCTCGGCCACCGCGACCTGGCCCAGGACATCCTCCACCCGCGCTCCGGCCTGCTGCCAGTTGTAGCACGGGAGCTCCCCCTGTGCCTCGAGGTCGTCGGGGAGGTGCATCGGGAGCGCGGTCGCGCCCGGGAGCGCATGGGCGAGCGTCGCGGGTGAGACACCCGGCCAGCGCCGGAGCGCAACCAGGACGCCTTGGGGCTGGCTTGCGGGAGCAGGGGTGAGAGCGAATGCGGGGTCGGCCACTACTTCTATAGATCGCTTTACGCCCAACTCCTTCAAAAGTGCCGCACTTTTCTCATCGCGCACCGTGAGGGCATCGGCCTGGTTGCCGATCAGCCGCACCAGGGTTCGCGAACTTGGGCTCTGCAGAGGCCCGACACCCTGACCCCACCAGAGCACCCGCTTTGCCTTCCGCCGGGCGAGCGCCGCCATCAGGGCGTACCAGAGCACCGAGCGCGCGCTGGTCGCATCCTGGAGCAAGCTCCCGCCACCAAAGACAAAGAGATCTGTCCCCTGAAGAGCCGCAAGGGCGTCTCTCCAGCGCCAGCGGTTGGCAGTCTGAACACCCGGATGGAGGGTCTGGGTTGCCGTGGCATCGTTGGTGAGCACCAGGAGCTCGGCCTTGGGAAAGGTCTCCCCGAGCGCCGTCCGAATCCCCGCGAGAACTGCCTCGTCGCCCAGATTGCCAAAGCCGTAGTAGCCGAGGGCCGCGATCTTCATCGGCGCTTCCCGTAGCGCTCCACGAGGGCGATCAGGGCAAGCCCAATCAGAGCGCCGAGCAAGAGCCCCAGGATATCGCGGCGGACACTGACAAGCAGGGGGATATGGAGATGGCAGAAGGTGTTAAGGTAGTCCGTGACCGCGATCACCCCAAGGAGAAACACGGGGATGGCAAGCTTGCGCTCACCCCGACCCGCCAGATAGATTCCCAGCATCAGCGCGCCAAAGAGATTGGCCTTGAAGCGGGGACGCACCGGAAGGGTCATGTCCAGCAGATCACGGAACCGAAGCTCGAAGTCCGTCACCACCGCCGCGCCATCGTTGCCCGAGCGCAGCCAGAGCAGCGCCAGCACTACGAGGGCGAGCAGTGCCGCCGCGACCTGCCAGAGCCGAATGGGATCGTCGGCGAGGGCGATTCCCTGCCGCACCCGAAGCTTGAGCTTCTCCCAGAGTGCCAGCGGACTGGGGGCGTGGAGGTCGAGGGCCCAGTAGAGAGTCGCCAGGAGGAGGGGAGCGTAGAGCGCGAGCTTGATCCCCACGAAGGCATCGGCCTTGATCAGAAAGACCTGCTCTGCCAGGAGCCCCACAACTGCCGTGAGGCCCAAAGTGACGATCCCCACGACCCGTGCCAGCCGCCGCAGCACCGTGGGGAGGGGCTTGTCGGTGGGGTCAAAGGGCAAGAACAGCTCGGGCTGGACCACGGCGAGCGCGGCAAAGATCACCGCAGCGGCCAAGGCTCCTAGCTTGGGGGTGACAAAACAGCCCGCGACCAGCCCGAGCGCCACCACGCCCAGCCCGACCCCCACCAGGCCCCGTCCATTGCTCAGGGTTCCCGCGAAGGCATCGGTCAGGAGGAGGAAAGCGGCGGCAACTCCAAGCCCGATCAGGGCGCGGACCACGCGCGGCACGGCGAACTTGGGATAGGTCTGGCTGACAGGCTCATTGGCGCGCGCGGGTTGGATCGTGAGCCCCCCGCGCTCCAGCGCCCGTGCGATCTTACCGACATACTCCAGGTTGGCGTCTAGGGGGTTGGGCTTGTCGAGAAAGAGCCGGATGTAGAGCAGGCGCATGTTGCGTTCACGGGCGGCGAGGGAGAAGCGCTGGACATTGTCCTCGGGGGTGGCGGTCGCCATCTCCGTGCCGAGGACCGTATGGACCCGGATCACGTGCGAGGCAGCG includes these proteins:
- the csaB gene encoding polysaccharide pyruvyl transferase CsaB, with product MKIAALGYYGFGNLGDEAVLAGIRTALGETFPKAELLVLTNDATATQTLHPGVQTANRWRWRDALAALQGTDLFVFGGGSLLQDATSARSVLWYALMAALARRKAKRVLWWGQGVGPLQSPSSRTLVRLIGNQADALTVRDEKSAALLKELGVKRSIEVVADPAFALTPAPASQPQGVLVALRRWPGVSPATLAHALPGATALPMHLPDDLEAQGELPCYNWQQAGARVEDVLGQVAVAELCVAMRLHALIFAARCATPFVALSYDPKVVALARAAGQDDALLDATTVTPEQLRETVRRVRETSVERRCQLQDFARTERLRAHRPAALASEWFL
- a CDS encoding DUF5693 family protein, whose product is MQNLRVALWVMIGIGMLAGLYGAVERFRVEQKNRRVELTLDMTELQKLALAEGKPLPVVLQKFKQQGIQSVAITEDTLGSLEESRRVEIVPSALRGFTYLMAHQGNFGRIAAALLHRTHLRPDPGNPNAELSFPPDYEKLKAQDIGLQLHHPFSLVKSLGVGLDPDLVSIARAAHLGVVGRVGNSPNIPDAGIGWTLDQLKQQGVHTVIFSGDDVLGYDKKLEATRDALEKTGLRFGTVEFSKMKGDAVLQKLAASHVIRVHTVLGTEMATATPEDNVQRFSLAARERNMRLLYIRLFLDKPNPLDANLEYVGKIARALERGGLTIQPARANEPVSQTYPKFAVPRVVRALIGLGVAAAFLLLTDAFAGTLSNGRGLVGVGLGVVALGLVAGCFVTPKLGALAAAVIFAALAVVQPELFLPFDPTDKPLPTVLRRLARVVGIVTLGLTAVVGLLAEQVFLIKADAFVGIKLALYAPLLLATLYWALDLHAPSPLALWEKLKLRVRQGIALADDPIRLWQVAAALLALVVLALLWLRSGNDGAAVVTDFELRFRDLLDMTLPVRPRFKANLFGALMLGIYLAGRGERKLAIPVFLLGVIAVTDYLNTFCHLHIPLLVSVRRDILGLLLGALIGLALIALVERYGKRR